CAGGGCGAACTTCTAGAAATCCACCGCTGACAGCAATAAACTCCTCTTTTTCGCCGTTCTTCACTCTTAGTGCCCCTATTTTCAATGGCGTTACGAGTGGAATATGACCCGGTTGGACACCGATTTCTCCGTCGGCACCTCTGGCCACGACCATCGTCGCTTGCCCTTCATACACTTTGCGTTCAGGTGTAACAATATCAACTGTAACTGTGTTCATCTGGATTCCTCCCCAATATTAGGGTATCCTTACATGTCCTTCGCTTTTTCAATCGCATCTTCAATCGTACCTACGAGGTAGAACGCATCTTCTGGAAGATCATCATGTTTACCATCTAGGATCTCCTTGAAGCTACGGACAGTCTCCTTAACAGGTACGTATTTACCTGGTATGTTTGTAAACTGCTCTGCAACGTGGAACGGTTGAGACAAGAACTTCTGAATTTTACGCGCACGTGCAACTGTAAGCTTGTCCTCATCAGAGAGTTCATCCATACCTAGGATGGCGATGATATCTTGCAGTTCGTTATAACGTTGTAAGATCTGCTGAACGCCACGGGCTACCTCATAATGCTCTTCTCCTACAACTGCTGGAGAGAGAATACGAGAGGTTGACGCGAGTGGGTCCACCGCTGGGTAAATCCCCATCTCAGACAATTTACGCTCTAAGTTCGTTGTGGCATCTAAGTGAGCGAATGTTGTTGCAGGTGCTGGGTCAGTATAGTCATCCGCTGGTACATAGATGGCTTGGATGGATGTAACGGAACCTTTCTTCGTTGAAGTAATACGCTCCTGCAATTGACCCATCTCAGTGGCCAATGTTGGCTGGTAACCAACGGCTGAAGGCATACGTCCTAATAAGGCGGATACCTCAGAACCTGCCTGTGTAAAGCGGAAGATGTTATCAACGAATAGAAGGACATCCTGGCCTTCTGTATCACGGAAGTATTCCGCCATCGTTAGACCTGTCAGTGCAACACGTAAACGTGCCCCTGGTGGCTCGTTCATCTGTCCGAATACCATCGCTGTTTTGGAGATAACCCCGGAATCACTCATCTCGTGGTAAAGGTCATTCCCTTCACGTGTCCGTTCTCCAACGCCCGCGAAAACGGATAAGCCACCGTGTTCTTGTGCGATGTTATTAATAAGCTCCTGAATAAGAACGGTCTTACCAACACCGGCACCACCGAATAGACCGATCTTACCCCCCTTTGCGTAAGGTGCAAGAAGGTCTACAACCTTAATACCTGTCTCTAAGATTTCATCAGCAGTGGATAGATCTTCAAATTGAGGTGAAGGACGATGAATGGGGTGCTTCTCATCCGTCTTCACTTCTCCCTGCTCGTCAATCGCGTTCCCTAGTACGTTAAAAACACGACCAAGCGTTCCATTTCCGACTGGTACAGATATGGCCGCACCCGTATCTTCAGCTTCCATTCCACGGACAAGTCCATCCGTCGATGACATCGCAACACAGCGAACCATACTGTCGCCTAGGTGTATTGATGTTTCAACAGTTAACGGATCCTGACCTTCACGAGGAATCGTGATCGCATTGTAGATTTCAGGAAGATGGCCACGTTCAAACTCTATATCTACAACTGGGCCCGTAATTTGGGCTATGCGTCCCTTACTCATGAAATTTCCCTCCTTCTATTGTGAGTGACACTACGTCGAGTTGTCCTCTTTTGCGAACGAATATCGTTGTGCGTAGTGAAGCTTTCTCCACCGCTGCCTTGCGAACGGTTGAGTGCTACTATTGTGAGTGACACTACGTCGATTTGTCTTCTTTTGCGATCGAATATCGTTGTGCTTAGTGAAACTTTCTCCACCGCTGCCGTGCGAACGGTTGAGTGCTTCTATTGTGAGTGACACTACGTCGAGTTGTCTTCTTTTGCGAACGAATATCGTTGTGCTGAGTGAAACTTTCTCCACCGCTGCCTTGCGAACGGGTGAGTGCTTCTATTGTGAGTGACACTACGTCGAGTTGTCTTCTTTTGCGAACGAATATCGTTGTGCTGAGTGAAACTTTCTCCACCGCTGCCTTGCGAACGGTTGAGTGCTTCTATTGTGAGTGACACTACGTCGATTTGTCTTCTTTTGCGAACGAATATCGTTGTGCTTAGTGAAACTTTCTCCCCCGCTGCCTTGCGACCGGTTGAGTGCTTCTATTGTGAGTGACACTACGTCGAGTTGTCTTCTTTTGCGAACGAATATCGTTGTGCTGAGTGAAACTTTCTCCACCGCTGCCTTGCGTACGGTTGAGTGCTTCTATTGTGAGTGACACTACGTCGAGTTGTCTTCTTTTGCGAACGAATATCGTTGTGCTGAGTGAAACTTTCTCCACCGCTGCCTTGCGAACGGTTGAGTGCTTCTATTGTGAGTGACACTACGTCGAATTTTTATCTCAATTTAATTGATAGCCTTGTATGACTAACTCTGTGCATTCGCACCAGCAACGATCTCGGAGATTTCTTGTGTGATAGCAGCCTGTCGAGCACGGTTAAACTCAAGCTGAAGTGAGTCGATAATGTCAGATGCATTATCTGTTGCACTTCCCATAGCCGTCATCCTTGCTCCATACTCACTGGCCTTAGCATCTAGAAGCGCACTATAGACGAGCGTTTCTGCGTACTTTGGCAGAAGCTCTTCGAGCACCGCTTCACTAGAAGGTTCGAATTCATACTGTGTCGTTGATTCCGTGATGACTTCCTCTGATGCAAGCGGCAGTAATTGCTTTTCTACAGGCGTCTGCTGGATGGCACTGATAAATTGATTATAAAATAGCTTCAATTCGTCAAATGTTTCGTCAGCGAACATATTGATCGCCGTACTGGAGATCTCTTTTATTTCAGAAAGCGTTGGATTGTCACTTATTCCAGTCACTTCCTTCACTACGGGGATATCCCGCTTGCGGAAATAGTCTCGACCCTTCTTCCCGATCACAAAGACCATGTATTCATCTTTAGATTGATGGCGCTCTTTAATCGTATTAGAAACAAGTCTAAGGATATTGGCATTATAGCCTCCTGCTAATCCACGGTCAGAGGTAATGACAAGATAGCCTGTTTTTTTAACGGGTCTGCTCTCTAACATAGGGTGGGAAAAATCCTTTGTCCCTGCCGCTATACTAGAGATCACTTCTTTGATTTTCTCCGAGTAAGGTCGAGAGCTTTCGGCTCCCTCTTGGGCACGGCGTAACTTAGCGGCGGCAACCATTTTCATCGCCTTTGTGATTTGGCGTGTGCTTTGTACACTGCGGATCCGACGCTTGATCTCTTTTGTCCCTTTAGCCACTGTTTCACCACCCTTTCTCTACCATCGTTGGATTATGCAGACGGCGTAAAACCTTTCTTGAAGTCTTCAATCGCTGAATCTAAATCGTTGGCATCAGGTAAAGCACCCGTTTCGCGGATTTGCTTTAAGATTTCAGACTTGTTACCGTCAAAGTATGAGAGTAGCTCCTCTTCAAAACGACCGACATCCTCAACCGGAATGTCATCTAAAAAGCCTTTGGTTACAGCGTAGATGCTGACAACCTGTTTCTCAACGTCCATCGGTTTATTTTCATCTTGCTTTAATAGTTCCACGGTTCTTTCCCCACGGTTCAATTTCGCTGCAGTGGCTTTATCTAGATCAGAACCAAACTGAGCGAACGCTTGAAGCTCACGATACTGCGCAAGGTCAAGACGTAATGTCCCTGCTACCTTTTTCATCGCTTTAACTTGAGCCGATCCACCGACACGAGATACGGATAACCCTACGTTAACGGCTGGGCGTACACCTGAGTAGAACAGGTCGGACTCTAGGAAAATCTGTCCATCCGTAATAGAAATGACGTTCGTTGGAATATAAGCGGACACGTCCCCGGCTTGCGTTTCAATAAATGGCAGTGCCGTTAGAGACCCGCCACCTTTTTCATCACTAAGCTTAGCCGCACGCTCTAGTAAACGGGAGTGTAGGTAGAATACATCCCCAGGGTAAGCCTCGCGTCCTGGTGGTCTTTTAAGTAGTAACGACAGCTCACGGTAAGCGGATGCCTGCTTTGTGAGGTCATCATACACAACGAGCACGTGCTTGCCGTTATACATAAAGTATTCGCCCATGGAGCAACCTGAGTACGGCGCTAAGAATAATAGCGGTGCTGGATCAGATGCCCCTGCTTGGACAACAATCGTATAATCGAGTGCGTCGTGTTGACGTAACTTCTCAACAACCCCTGCTACGGTTGATTGTTTTTGGCCGATGGCAACGTACACACAGACAACGTCTTTTCCTCTTTGGTTGATGATTGTGTCGAGCGCAATCGTTGTTTTACCCGTTTGGCGGTCACCGATGATTAACTCACGTTGTCCTCTTCCGATAGGGACCATAGAGTCAATGGCTTTAATCCCCGTTTGCATGGGCTCATGTACGGATTTACGATCCATAACACCAGGTGCTGGAGACTCAATAGGACGATATTCCGTTGTTTCTAAAGGTCCTCTACCATCTAAAGGTTGCCCTAGTGGATCAACAACACGGCCTAGAAGTTGTTCTCCTACAGGCACTTCCATGATACGTCCTGTACGCTTCACTTGGTCCCCTTCACGAATCTCAGTATATGGACCTAAGATAACGACACCCACGTTATCTTCTTCTAGGTTTAATGCCATTCCCATGACCCCGTTGCTGAACTCTAACAGCTCACCAGCCATAACGTTCTCTAGGCCGTGAACACGTGCGATACCGTCACCCACTTGAATGACCGTTCCCACATCAACAACTTCAAGGTCAGCATCATATTGTTCTATTTGCTTCTTTATGAGAGAACTTATTTCTTCTGGTCTAATACTCATTCGTTTCACCCCTATCTGTTAACTTTTAGATGTCACTAACCGACGTTTAAAACGATTCAACTTACCAGTCACACTTCCATCATAAAGACGGTCACCTATTTTAACGACAATGCCTCCAACGATACTAGCGTCTAGAACGTTGTGAACACGGATTTCACGCCCAACGATATGGTTAAAATGAGCGGTTAAGTTCTGTTTTTCTTCATCGGATAGTGGCTTGGTGGTTGTGACGACTGCATCTTCTATTCCGCGTTCCTTGTTAGCCAGCTTAACATAATATTCCTGAACTTCAGAAAGTGCCTCTTCACGGTCACGATCGATGAGGAGATGCATGAACTGTAACATCGTCTTAGACACTTGCCCTTGGAACACTGCGGAAAACACTTCTTTCTTCTGTTCTTTCTCTATTTGTGGATGCTCTAAGAACTTGAAAAATTGAGGATGATCAGCTAGCACTTCATCAATTTGATGAAGCTCTTTCTCAATGACTGAGAGCTGATCTTGTTCTTTGGCTACTTCAAAAAGGGCTTTTGCGTATCTTTTCCCTACTGCACTCATTTCTTCGTCCCTACTTCTTTAAGATAGTCTGCAATGAGCTTCTCTTGTTGCTTTTCATCAAGTTCTTTTTCAATTACTTTGGTTGCTAGCATCACTGAAAGTGAACCAACTTGAGCTCTTAACGCCTCAAGCGCCTGTTCTTTCTCCCGTTCAATCTCAGCACGTGCGACTTTTTTCATTTTCTCTGTCTCTTCATGTGCTGCACTTATAATGTTATCTGCTTGTTTCTCACTTGTGACTCGTGCATTATCTAAAATTTGTTGGGCATCTTTTTTCGCTTGATTTAAAGCTTCTTCCTGCTCCTTCATAATGCGTTGAGATTCTAAACGTCCTTTTTCAGCAGTGGCAATATCGTCTGCTATTTTTTCTTGACGCTCTTCCATCATGCGCATTAATGGACCAAATGCAAACTTGCGGAGAAGTAAAAACAATACGATGAAAATGAAGAGTGAGTAAAGCATCGTTCCCCATTCTACATTGTGTATCACAACATTCACTCCCTTCTGGGTCATTACAATTAAAGCACGGTACTTAAAAGATCACAGCCGATAATCATTCTGTAGATACACGACCGCATCGCAATCGTGACCTATCAAATCTTTTTACATATCACTTTTCATACCATGACATTCATTGTTTTTAAGGACGTATAAGTGATGAGATCATGACAGGCCATGTACTCATAAAGGAATGGCGAAGACCCCTGTAGGGCCTCGCCATGGAAAAGTTATGTTCATATCATTATTGGCCAAGTGCGATAAAGGCAATAACAACGGCAATAATCGGAATCGCCTCTACTAGACCGACACCAATAAACATCGTTGTTTGTAATACCCCACGAGATTCTGGTTGACGTGCAATACCTTCTACTGTTTTACTCACAATTAAACCGTTACCTACACCTGCTCCAATTGCAGCAAGTCCTACTGCTATAGCTGCAGCTAATGCTCCTGTCATAATTAAGTCCTCCCTTCGAATATTTAAAAGACATTTGAATGATAATATATAATTCAAACCCCAAACGAGATGCCTGAGATTCCGAATCCAATAATCCCCTGTGCATTAATGTGCACTTAAATGACGCTAGTGGTCATGTTGAACTTTCTGAGAAATATAAACGAGTGTTAATATTGTAAATACAAACG
This portion of the Caldalkalibacillus salinus genome encodes:
- the atpD gene encoding F0F1 ATP synthase subunit beta; its protein translation is MSKGRIAQITGPVVDIEFERGHLPEIYNAITIPREGQDPLTVETSIHLGDSMVRCVAMSSTDGLVRGMEAEDTGAAISVPVGNGTLGRVFNVLGNAIDEQGEVKTDEKHPIHRPSPQFEDLSTADEILETGIKVVDLLAPYAKGGKIGLFGGAGVGKTVLIQELINNIAQEHGGLSVFAGVGERTREGNDLYHEMSDSGVISKTAMVFGQMNEPPGARLRVALTGLTMAEYFRDTEGQDVLLFVDNIFRFTQAGSEVSALLGRMPSAVGYQPTLATEMGQLQERITSTKKGSVTSIQAIYVPADDYTDPAPATTFAHLDATTNLERKLSEMGIYPAVDPLASTSRILSPAVVGEEHYEVARGVQQILQRYNELQDIIAILGMDELSDEDKLTVARARKIQKFLSQPFHVAEQFTNIPGKYVPVKETVRSFKEILDGKHDDLPEDAFYLVGTIEDAIEKAKDM
- a CDS encoding F0F1 ATP synthase subunit delta — its product is MSAVGKRYAKALFEVAKEQDQLSVIEKELHQIDEVLADHPQFFKFLEHPQIEKEQKKEVFSAVFQGQVSKTMLQFMHLLIDRDREEALSEVQEYYVKLANKERGIEDAVVTTTKPLSDEEKQNLTAHFNHIVGREIRVHNVLDASIVGGIVVKIGDRLYDGSVTGKLNRFKRRLVTSKS
- the atpE gene encoding F0F1 ATP synthase subunit C; this encodes MTGALAAAIAVGLAAIGAGVGNGLIVSKTVEGIARQPESRGVLQTTMFIGVGLVEAIPIIAVVIAFIALGQ
- the atpF gene encoding F0F1 ATP synthase subunit B; this translates as MLYSLFIFIVLFLLLRKFAFGPLMRMMEERQEKIADDIATAEKGRLESQRIMKEQEEALNQAKKDAQQILDNARVTSEKQADNIISAAHEETEKMKKVARAEIEREKEQALEALRAQVGSLSVMLATKVIEKELDEKQQEKLIADYLKEVGTKK
- the atpG gene encoding ATP synthase F1 subunit gamma — protein: MAKGTKEIKRRIRSVQSTRQITKAMKMVAAAKLRRAQEGAESSRPYSEKIKEVISSIAAGTKDFSHPMLESRPVKKTGYLVITSDRGLAGGYNANILRLVSNTIKERHQSKDEYMVFVIGKKGRDYFRKRDIPVVKEVTGISDNPTLSEIKEISSTAINMFADETFDELKLFYNQFISAIQQTPVEKQLLPLASEEVITESTTQYEFEPSSEAVLEELLPKYAETLVYSALLDAKASEYGARMTAMGSATDNASDIIDSLQLEFNRARQAAITQEISEIVAGANAQS
- a CDS encoding F0F1 ATP synthase subunit epsilon, producing the protein MNTVTVDIVTPERKVYEGQATMVVARGADGEIGVQPGHIPLVTPLKIGALRVKNGEKEEFIAVSGGFLEVRPDKVTVLAETAELPDEIDIDRAKLAKERAEKELSKLQKSDIEYDLQEQALQRALNRLNISDQD
- the atpA gene encoding F0F1 ATP synthase subunit alpha; protein product: MSIRPEEISSLIKKQIEQYDADLEVVDVGTVIQVGDGIARVHGLENVMAGELLEFSNGVMGMALNLEEDNVGVVILGPYTEIREGDQVKRTGRIMEVPVGEQLLGRVVDPLGQPLDGRGPLETTEYRPIESPAPGVMDRKSVHEPMQTGIKAIDSMVPIGRGQRELIIGDRQTGKTTIALDTIINQRGKDVVCVYVAIGQKQSTVAGVVEKLRQHDALDYTIVVQAGASDPAPLLFLAPYSGCSMGEYFMYNGKHVLVVYDDLTKQASAYRELSLLLKRPPGREAYPGDVFYLHSRLLERAAKLSDEKGGGSLTALPFIETQAGDVSAYIPTNVISITDGQIFLESDLFYSGVRPAVNVGLSVSRVGGSAQVKAMKKVAGTLRLDLAQYRELQAFAQFGSDLDKATAAKLNRGERTVELLKQDENKPMDVEKQVVSIYAVTKGFLDDIPVEDVGRFEEELLSYFDGNKSEILKQIRETGALPDANDLDSAIEDFKKGFTPSA